Proteins from a genomic interval of Bacillus mesophilus:
- a CDS encoding YfhE family protein has translation MADNKRRKDKSKSTLSSMQEVTYSREFRMADRAGGFISNKRNS, from the coding sequence ATGGCTGATAACAAACGAAGAAAAGACAAATCAAAAAGCACCCTAAGTAGCATGCAAGAGGTTACATATTCACGTGAGTTTAGAATGGCTGATCGCGCTGGTGGCTTTATCAGCAATAAGCGTAATTCCTAA
- a CDS encoding H-type small acid-soluble spore protein → MDSKRTQEIASSPEMIDVIYNGEKVYIEHVDQSNGQATVHPLNDPTKKISVTVDQLVEK, encoded by the coding sequence ATGGATTCAAAACGCACACAAGAAATCGCTTCTTCACCAGAAATGATCGATGTAATCTATAACGGAGAAAAAGTGTACATTGAACATGTTGATCAAAGTAATGGACAAGCAACTGTCCATCCCCTTAATGATCCAACTAAAAAGATTAGTGTGACAGTTGATCAGTTAGTCGAAAAATAA
- a CDS encoding GNAT family N-acetyltransferase, protein MLKKRDLQDCHALYELMVHPDVFPFVRQKAATYEEFLFLTKQTIEAEERGEIISRTILDEWGNPIGTINLFDIQDGAGFLGTWLGKPYHGKGYNKIAKDAFFDELFFDLGIERIFMRIRKVNGRSFSAAEKLPYTIFANETRKSLYDELNATADIYNLFEIPKDLYNLHSMRQPYVFQEEHLKEA, encoded by the coding sequence ATGCTAAAGAAACGTGATCTACAAGACTGCCATGCTCTTTATGAGCTAATGGTGCACCCAGATGTCTTTCCTTTTGTGCGTCAAAAAGCAGCAACCTATGAAGAATTCCTGTTCCTAACAAAACAGACGATTGAAGCTGAAGAACGCGGTGAAATTATTTCACGTACAATTCTTGATGAGTGGGGAAACCCAATAGGCACGATTAATTTGTTTGATATCCAGGATGGTGCTGGCTTCTTAGGAACCTGGCTTGGTAAACCATACCATGGAAAAGGCTATAATAAAATTGCTAAAGATGCCTTTTTTGATGAACTGTTCTTTGATTTAGGAATAGAGCGTATCTTTATGAGAATACGTAAGGTTAACGGTAGATCCTTTAGCGCTGCTGAAAAGCTTCCTTACACAATCTTTGCAAATGAGACAAGAAAAAGTTTATATGATGAACTAAATGCTACTGCAGATATATATAATCTGTTTGAAATTCCAAAGGATCTTTATAACCTTCATTCAATGAGACAGCCTTATGTATTCCAGGAAGAACATTTGAAAGAAGCATAA
- a CDS encoding TIGR01777 family oxidoreductase, with amino-acid sequence MKIAITGGTGFVGQALTKAFLKNNHEVFILSRKNLQTPEKGLHYVQWLTSGSKPEDSLTDIDVFINLAGESLNSGRWTADRKKRIIDSRVEATKEVIRILAQLETKPSVLINASAVGYYGISREKEFTEADQEHGEDFLAKTVVTWEQEALAAEKLGIRTVLTRFGIILDSQEGALPKMVLPYKLLAGGTVGSGKQWLSWVHIDDVVGLIQHAITNPSIKGPINTVAPRPVKMKEFGQTIAQVLNKPHWLPAPSFALKALLGEMSILVLEGQKVLPQKAKDSDYVFAYNKLEDALTDILK; translated from the coding sequence ATGAAAATAGCCATTACTGGTGGTACAGGCTTTGTTGGCCAAGCTTTAACAAAAGCTTTTTTGAAAAATAATCATGAAGTATTCATTTTATCTAGAAAGAATCTACAAACTCCTGAAAAAGGCTTACATTATGTACAATGGTTAACCTCAGGAAGTAAACCCGAAGACTCGTTAACTGATATTGACGTATTTATAAACTTAGCTGGGGAATCGTTAAATAGTGGGAGATGGACAGCTGACAGGAAAAAGCGAATTATAGATAGCCGAGTAGAAGCAACGAAAGAAGTCATTCGAATTCTTGCCCAACTTGAAACTAAGCCTTCTGTCCTAATCAATGCTAGTGCGGTAGGATATTATGGCATCTCTCGAGAAAAGGAATTTACAGAAGCAGACCAAGAGCATGGAGAGGATTTCTTAGCTAAAACCGTCGTGACTTGGGAGCAAGAAGCCTTAGCTGCAGAAAAACTAGGAATTCGAACTGTTTTAACACGGTTTGGAATTATCCTTGATTCTCAGGAAGGCGCACTTCCGAAGATGGTTTTACCATACAAACTTCTGGCAGGTGGGACAGTTGGCTCTGGGAAGCAATGGCTTTCCTGGGTTCACATAGACGATGTTGTCGGGCTTATTCAACATGCCATTACCAATCCAAGTATTAAAGGGCCAATAAATACAGTAGCACCTCGCCCAGTAAAAATGAAAGAGTTCGGACAAACAATCGCACAAGTTCTAAATAAACCACACTGGCTCCCAGCCCCAAGCTTCGCCCTAAAAGCACTGCTTGGAGAGATGAGCATCCTAGTACTAGAAGGCCAAAAAGTATTGCCTCAAAAAGCTAAAGACAGCGACTATGTATTTGCCTATAATAAACTTGAAGACGCATTAACTGACATATTAAAATAG
- a CDS encoding Lrp/AsnC family transcriptional regulator translates to MDQIDLHLLSLLKVNSKMKYAEMGTEVHLSAPAVHERIKKLEKNGVIKNYTIETNPKKLGLSVCALISITLSNVTLCSDAVIELEKIHEVEECFSTAGEESLLIKIRTKDTDSLEQLLVKLRSISGVERTLTKIVLTSHFERTALHSPKNEESISGL, encoded by the coding sequence ATGGATCAGATTGATTTACATCTATTATCTTTACTAAAGGTAAACTCGAAAATGAAATATGCGGAGATGGGAACTGAAGTACATCTATCTGCACCTGCTGTTCATGAAAGGATTAAAAAGTTAGAAAAAAACGGAGTCATAAAAAATTATACAATCGAAACTAATCCTAAAAAACTAGGGTTATCGGTGTGTGCACTTATTAGTATCACGTTATCGAATGTTACCTTGTGCTCAGATGCAGTTATAGAATTGGAAAAAATTCATGAAGTTGAAGAATGTTTTAGTACGGCGGGTGAGGAGAGCCTTCTCATAAAGATCAGAACCAAGGATACTGATTCTTTGGAGCAGCTCTTGGTTAAATTGAGATCTATTTCAGGAGTTGAAAGAACATTAACTAAAATTGTGCTAACTTCTCATTTTGAAAGAACCGCTCTCCATAGTCCGAAAAACGAAGAAAGTATCAGTGGATTGTAA
- a CDS encoding MFS transporter, translated as MNNQNKKEQFPLFVTFILISGIFLVGSDELILSPLLPELVRDLNTTFSLASLSVSLYGLAIGLVVPFIAPFIDRVSRARLMGVSLLIFSVTSFLCAIAPNMLILLIGRLLSGICAGIYIPTAYAFVGDQVPFKFRGRVMGIVLSGWSLSLILGIPLGAYIGDLYHWRWTFILIGLLSIIISTLSLTLLKTEQSAEYHHQKQNGFFQHLFIALNEKQVTLLLFTTFCNMFGFYGVYTFLGSYVQQAYQLNVSESGKVILFYGIGIALSPLAGVIVDFFGKKAALITALIGLSVTLFALSSVKVPLLIFYILLVVWGALQSVVLTSISSLLSNQSTELRGRIMSLYSLSTNLAVATGSFIMGMFYSSFGFHIVGIICGIITGLGGVVYTLSLIKLKKKVELTAIEKY; from the coding sequence ATGAACAATCAAAATAAAAAGGAACAGTTCCCCTTATTTGTAACGTTTATATTAATCTCTGGTATTTTTTTAGTGGGATCAGACGAACTAATCTTATCTCCTCTTCTACCTGAACTAGTTCGTGATCTCAATACGACCTTTTCTTTAGCATCCCTCTCAGTAAGTTTATACGGGTTAGCTATTGGTTTAGTTGTACCCTTTATTGCTCCTTTCATTGACCGGGTTTCTAGGGCGCGATTAATGGGTGTGAGCTTACTTATTTTTTCAGTAACGAGCTTCCTGTGTGCCATTGCTCCAAATATGTTGATTCTGTTAATAGGCAGATTGCTTTCTGGAATCTGTGCTGGAATTTATATTCCCACTGCCTATGCATTTGTTGGTGACCAAGTCCCATTTAAATTTCGAGGAAGGGTGATGGGAATCGTTTTATCTGGCTGGTCCCTATCCTTAATTTTAGGAATTCCACTGGGGGCTTATATTGGGGATTTATATCATTGGCGGTGGACGTTTATCCTCATAGGATTGTTAAGTATAATAATATCCACGCTGTCTTTAACTCTACTTAAGACAGAGCAGAGTGCTGAATACCACCACCAAAAGCAAAATGGATTCTTTCAGCATCTATTTATAGCATTAAATGAAAAACAAGTTACCCTTCTACTTTTTACAACGTTTTGCAATATGTTCGGATTCTACGGAGTCTACACCTTTTTAGGGAGCTATGTTCAGCAGGCTTACCAACTAAATGTAAGTGAATCCGGGAAAGTCATTTTGTTTTATGGTATAGGTATTGCCCTTAGCCCTCTTGCTGGTGTAATTGTTGATTTTTTTGGAAAAAAGGCAGCCTTAATTACTGCTCTAATCGGTTTATCGGTAACACTTTTCGCTTTGTCTAGTGTAAAGGTTCCTCTACTTATTTTTTATATCCTATTAGTAGTTTGGGGAGCCCTTCAAAGTGTTGTTCTAACAAGTATTAGTTCACTATTGAGTAATCAATCAACTGAGTTAAGGGGTAGAATCATGTCTTTATATAGCTTGTCAACAAACCTTGCAGTCGCTACTGGATCTTTTATTATGGGAATGTTCTACAGCTCGTTTGGTTTTCACATAGTTGGAATCATATGTGGAATAATAACTGGTTTAGGAGGAGTCGTGTATACACTCTCTCTGATTAAGCTAAAGAAGAAAGTTGAACTTACTGCAATTGAGAAATACTAA
- a CDS encoding amidohydrolase, translating to MKTLFKNATIYPVTSPPLHNADLFVEDGKIKEIGYNIQPTEDAFVVDCKEMLLFPGLVDVHTHLGLYDEGTGWAGNDANETIEPLTPHIRALDSLHPLDTAFSDAIQHGITTAHIMPGSANVIGGTTSVIKTHGRSVSKMLLQETAGLKIALGENPKRIHSHGSNDSITRMGIMGMLREAFYKAKYSNHPEDIRIAPIVKVLNREIPVRIHAHRADDIMSGMRFAEEFDLDYRIEHCTEGHLIPSEFEGKNVKVSVGPTLTRRSKIELKNKSWITYQVLADAGVEVSITTDHPYTPIQYLNICAALAVREGLDEQKALEGITITPARNLRVDDRVGSLEVGKDADIVLWSHHPFHYLAKARLTMINGEIIYKKN from the coding sequence ATGAAAACCCTATTTAAAAATGCAACCATTTATCCCGTAACAAGCCCTCCTCTACATAACGCAGACTTATTTGTAGAAGACGGTAAAATCAAAGAAATCGGATATAACATTCAACCTACTGAAGATGCCTTCGTTGTTGATTGCAAAGAAATGCTTCTATTTCCTGGCCTCGTTGATGTTCACACACATCTAGGTCTTTATGATGAAGGAACTGGTTGGGCTGGTAATGATGCAAATGAAACAATCGAACCACTTACACCACATATAAGAGCATTGGATAGTCTACACCCATTAGACACGGCCTTTTCAGATGCCATACAGCATGGAATCACAACCGCACATATTATGCCAGGTAGTGCTAACGTGATTGGTGGTACAACCTCCGTTATTAAGACACATGGTCGTAGCGTGTCAAAAATGCTACTACAGGAAACAGCAGGTTTAAAAATTGCACTTGGTGAAAATCCAAAACGCATTCATAGTCATGGTAGTAATGACTCTATTACAAGAATGGGGATTATGGGAATGCTGCGCGAAGCCTTCTACAAGGCGAAATACAGCAATCATCCAGAGGATATACGAATTGCACCGATCGTGAAAGTTCTTAACAGAGAAATTCCTGTTCGAATTCATGCTCACCGTGCGGACGACATTATGTCAGGCATGCGCTTTGCAGAAGAATTTGACCTTGATTATAGAATTGAGCATTGTACGGAAGGGCATTTAATTCCTAGTGAATTTGAAGGAAAAAATGTGAAGGTTAGTGTGGGACCTACACTAACACGTCGTAGTAAGATTGAACTTAAAAATAAATCATGGATTACCTATCAAGTATTAGCCGATGCCGGGGTTGAAGTATCGATTACAACTGACCATCCGTATACACCAATTCAATACTTAAATATTTGTGCAGCATTAGCTGTTCGTGAAGGACTTGATGAACAAAAAGCACTTGAGGGAATTACCATTACACCGGCACGAAATCTTCGCGTAGATGACCGTGTAGGCAGTCTCGAAGTCGGTAAGGATGCTGATATTGTATTGTGGAGTCATCACCCTTTTCACTATCTTGCAAAGGCTCGTTTAACGATGATTAATGGGGAAATAATTTACAAAAAAAATTAA
- a CDS encoding YfhD family protein → MPTHHGHSNRDKNTSSLPQTPSYAKLPSDGRDIEFSQELADTDDLQAQERSKAADERAKSRK, encoded by the coding sequence ATGCCAACACATCACGGACATAGCAATAGAGATAAAAATACTTCTTCTTTACCACAAACGCCTAGCTATGCAAAATTGCCTTCAGATGGCCGGGATATCGAATTTTCCCAAGAGCTAGCTGATACAGATGATCTACAAGCACAAGAACGCTCAAAAGCTGCAGACGAAAGAGCAAAATCTAGGAAATAA